A stretch of Lactiplantibacillus brownii DNA encodes these proteins:
- the recJ gene encoding single-stranded-DNA-specific exonuclease RecJ has protein sequence MLAAKKNWLTRPTSENLTADATTLATALSVPELVAKLLIERGLTTTAQAEAFLHADQQPLNDPLAMHDMARAVDRIQEAVVAGDQITVYGDYDADGLTSTSIMFETLDQIGAQVNYYIPDRFKDGYGPNQAAFDRLIAAGTKLFVTVDNGVAGNAVIDAVQAQGIDVIVTDHHEMPTVLPKAYAIVHPRHPESQYPFGDLSGAGVAFKVATALLEEVPEELLDLAAIGTVADLVSLTGENRTIVTLGLKVLRQTARPGLAALIKAAGLDADKLDETSIGFGIAPRLNALGRLQSAQSGVELLTTFDDDRATDLATQVNQLNEKRQGLVRDIATTALQQAETAENQQRQTLVITGHDWHEGVLGIVASRIVESTGKPTLVLNEDSDGRLKGSGRSVTAYNLFAAIDPIRDDLVAFGGHHMAVGLTVMADQLATLKHALEAAADQQQLADNAQPTLTLDGKLAIKDANLKTLAAIQQLAPFGTDNPAPLFELNPTTVPQVRAIGSDQQHLKLQLSDGQNKLDAIAFSMGAAAPAIQASPADLAVVGELSSNTWQGQTKPQIMVKDLAVTGTQVIDARTQHLTAQQFQTPGIYLFFHQNLLKRLTDFMGPQARAVLVSDQMTDLSTIKADEPVFIVDCPDTLADFTAVLAALPLNQLTLYLYRRDSVYLTGMPSREQFAKLFKFTVAHHDVDIHHQLSLVAGHLHLDRNLLIFMIQVFFEVGFVKINDGVMNGVSNPPKADLHHAPSYQLREQELVAEETLLYSKSAALQIWVKDQAAVKN, from the coding sequence ATGTTAGCGGCCAAAAAGAACTGGCTGACACGACCGACCAGTGAAAACTTGACGGCGGATGCGACGACGTTGGCAACAGCGTTGTCTGTACCAGAATTGGTAGCAAAATTATTAATTGAACGTGGTCTCACCACGACCGCGCAGGCGGAAGCCTTTTTGCATGCTGACCAGCAACCGCTTAATGATCCACTGGCAATGCACGATATGGCGCGTGCCGTTGATCGCATTCAGGAAGCGGTTGTGGCAGGCGATCAGATTACGGTTTATGGGGACTATGATGCGGATGGTTTAACCAGTACTTCGATCATGTTTGAAACTTTAGACCAAATTGGGGCGCAGGTTAATTATTATATTCCCGATCGTTTTAAGGATGGCTACGGTCCAAACCAGGCGGCATTTGATCGATTAATTGCAGCCGGCACCAAATTATTTGTGACGGTCGACAATGGGGTCGCTGGTAATGCGGTCATTGATGCCGTTCAAGCACAAGGTATTGATGTGATCGTGACGGATCATCATGAAATGCCGACTGTTTTACCTAAAGCTTATGCCATTGTGCATCCACGTCATCCAGAGAGCCAATATCCATTTGGCGACTTATCGGGTGCCGGGGTGGCTTTTAAGGTTGCGACAGCTTTGTTAGAAGAAGTTCCAGAAGAGTTGTTGGATTTGGCAGCCATTGGGACGGTGGCCGATTTGGTCAGCCTGACTGGTGAAAATCGGACGATCGTGACGTTGGGCTTGAAAGTCTTACGCCAGACCGCTCGTCCAGGGTTAGCCGCGTTAATCAAAGCAGCTGGCTTGGACGCAGATAAATTAGATGAAACCAGTATTGGCTTTGGCATTGCACCACGTTTGAATGCGCTCGGTAGGCTTCAATCAGCACAAAGTGGCGTTGAATTATTAACGACTTTTGATGATGACCGCGCGACTGATTTGGCGACTCAGGTCAATCAATTAAATGAAAAACGGCAAGGCTTAGTCCGGGACATTGCGACAACGGCCTTGCAACAAGCTGAAACTGCCGAAAATCAGCAACGTCAAACCTTAGTGATTACGGGTCATGATTGGCACGAAGGTGTGCTCGGTATCGTGGCGAGTCGAATCGTTGAAAGTACTGGTAAACCGACATTAGTCTTGAACGAAGATTCGGATGGACGCCTAAAAGGTAGTGGTCGTAGTGTGACTGCCTATAATCTGTTTGCAGCGATTGATCCGATTCGTGATGATCTCGTCGCCTTTGGCGGTCATCACATGGCGGTTGGTTTGACCGTGATGGCCGATCAACTTGCTACCTTGAAACACGCCTTAGAAGCCGCTGCTGATCAGCAACAATTGGCTGATAATGCCCAACCAACGTTGACGTTGGACGGTAAGTTGGCCATTAAAGATGCCAACTTGAAAACGTTGGCTGCGATTCAGCAATTAGCCCCGTTTGGAACGGATAATCCGGCACCATTATTTGAACTCAACCCAACAACTGTCCCACAAGTGCGGGCGATTGGTAGTGATCAGCAACATTTGAAGCTACAGTTGAGTGATGGTCAGAATAAGTTGGATGCAATTGCCTTTTCAATGGGTGCCGCGGCACCAGCGATTCAAGCTAGTCCCGCTGACTTAGCCGTTGTGGGTGAATTAAGTTCGAATACTTGGCAAGGACAAACGAAGCCACAGATTATGGTGAAGGATCTTGCCGTTACCGGCACACAAGTGATTGATGCGCGGACGCAACATTTGACGGCACAACAATTTCAAACACCTGGGATCTATTTGTTCTTCCATCAAAATCTCTTAAAACGGTTGACGGATTTTATGGGACCTCAGGCGCGAGCAGTGTTAGTTTCGGATCAAATGACTGATTTAAGTACGATCAAAGCTGATGAACCAGTCTTTATCGTTGATTGTCCAGATACGTTAGCTGACTTTACAGCGGTTTTAGCGGCCTTACCATTGAATCAGTTGACCTTGTATTTGTATCGCCGCGATTCGGTCTATTTGACTGGTATGCCCAGCCGCGAGCAATTTGCGAAATTGTTTAAATTTACTGTTGCACATCATGATGTGGACATTCATCATCAACTTTCATTAGTTGCTGGTCACTTACATTTAGACCGGAATCTACTTATTTTCATGATACAGGTGTTTTTTGAGGTCGGATTTGTTAAAATAAATGATGGTGTCATGAATGGCGTTTCGAATCCGCCGAAAGCGGATCTCCATCACGCCCCAAGTTATCAGCTACGCGAGCAAGAACTCGTGGCTGAAGAAACGCTTTTGTATAGTAAGTCTGCAGCGCTTCAAATCTGGGTCAAAGACCAAGCTGCAGTGAAGAATTAA
- a CDS encoding Rrf2 family transcriptional regulator: MANTQLSDATHIMAYVALHPHEQLKSEQIAASLNTDPTMVRRLMSKLRKAGLLESTRGIARPKLACDPAKINLRLIYLAVSSHRDFLTVDRDTSQDCPVGSVMPRVMTNYYQEIQNSAEGRMARITLQDVMNDIENAQ; encoded by the coding sequence ATGGCAAATACACAGTTGAGTGATGCAACCCATATCATGGCCTATGTGGCTTTGCATCCGCATGAACAATTGAAAAGCGAACAGATTGCGGCTAGTTTGAATACTGATCCAACGATGGTTCGGCGATTGATGAGCAAGTTACGGAAGGCTGGGCTACTAGAATCCACACGTGGTATTGCCCGTCCAAAGTTAGCCTGTGATCCGGCTAAAATTAATTTACGACTGATTTACTTGGCGGTTAGCTCACATCGTGACTTCTTAACTGTCGATCGTGACACCTCGCAGGATTGCCCAGTTGGCAGCGTCATGCCGAGGGTGATGACCAATTATTATCAGGAAATTCAGAATAGTGCTGAAGGACGCATGGCCCGAATCACGTTACAAGATGTGATGAATGATATTGAGAATGCGCAATAA
- the obgE gene encoding GTPase ObgE, giving the protein MFVDQVKVDVKAGNGGNGMVAFRREKFVPNGGPAGGDGGRGGSVIVQADEGLRTLMDFRYTRKFKADNGGNGMIKQMTGRSASNTIIKVPLGTVVTDFDTGKIIGDIVTKDQKLVIAKGGRGGRGNIHFASPKNPAPEIAENGEPGDELTIRMELKVLADVGLVGFPSVGKSTLLSVVTSAKPKIAAYHFTTLVPNLGMVRLDDGRDFVMADLPGLIEGAANGVGLGIRFLRHIERTRVILHLIDMSGVEENDPFEDYLKINHELTSYDPDLLKRPQIVVATKMDMPDAAANLAKFEAKLKTDQTLPTVPAIYPISSITQQGIKALLAQTADLLDTTPQFPVKGVDDVEHRDYTAEPTQDFTVDNPEPGLFVLSGEKLERLFKMTNLEHEESVMRFARQLRGMGIDDALRAAGAKNDDTIQILDYQFQFMD; this is encoded by the coding sequence ATGTTTGTAGATCAAGTTAAGGTAGATGTTAAAGCCGGTAATGGTGGCAACGGGATGGTGGCGTTCCGACGTGAAAAATTCGTCCCTAACGGTGGCCCTGCTGGTGGCGATGGTGGTCGCGGTGGTAGTGTGATCGTGCAAGCGGATGAAGGTTTGCGGACGTTGATGGATTTCCGCTACACACGCAAATTTAAAGCCGATAATGGCGGCAATGGGATGATCAAGCAAATGACTGGTCGTTCCGCGAGCAATACAATCATCAAAGTGCCCCTTGGGACGGTCGTGACCGATTTTGATACGGGTAAAATCATTGGCGATATCGTGACGAAAGATCAGAAGTTAGTCATCGCCAAGGGTGGCCGCGGTGGTCGTGGCAATATTCACTTTGCCAGTCCTAAGAATCCGGCACCAGAAATCGCTGAAAACGGTGAACCTGGTGATGAACTGACTATTCGGATGGAACTCAAGGTCTTGGCGGATGTTGGTTTAGTTGGTTTTCCATCAGTTGGTAAATCCACGTTACTCTCCGTGGTCACGAGTGCTAAGCCTAAGATTGCGGCTTATCACTTTACGACCTTGGTGCCTAATCTGGGGATGGTCCGATTAGATGATGGACGTGACTTTGTCATGGCTGATTTGCCCGGTCTGATTGAAGGCGCGGCGAATGGTGTTGGCTTAGGGATTCGTTTCTTGCGTCATATTGAACGGACACGAGTGATCTTACATTTAATCGACATGAGTGGTGTTGAAGAAAACGACCCATTTGAAGATTACTTGAAGATTAATCATGAGTTGACGAGTTACGATCCAGATCTGTTGAAACGGCCCCAAATTGTGGTAGCCACGAAGATGGACATGCCTGATGCCGCAGCTAATTTAGCAAAGTTTGAAGCTAAATTAAAGACAGATCAGACCTTACCAACGGTACCAGCCATTTATCCAATCTCGTCGATCACGCAACAAGGAATCAAAGCCTTGCTTGCACAAACGGCAGACTTATTGGATACGACGCCACAATTCCCAGTGAAGGGTGTTGATGACGTTGAACATCGTGATTACACCGCTGAACCAACTCAAGACTTTACGGTCGATAATCCAGAACCAGGATTGTTTGTCTTGTCTGGTGAAAAGTTGGAACGGTTATTCAAGATGACCAACTTGGAACACGAAGAAAGTGTCATGCGTTTTGCCCGTCAATTACGAGGGATGGGGATCGATGATGCGTTACGTGCGGCCGGTGCCAAGAACGACGATACGATTCAAATCTTAGATTATCAATTCCAATTCATGGATTAA
- the rnz gene encoding ribonuclease Z, translating into MQLEFLGTGAGSPGKFRNVTSTALRLLDERNEVWLFDVGEGTQHQILRTTLKPRKITKIFITHLHGDHIFGLPGFLSSRSFQGGDEPLTIYGPAGVKDFVKTSLRVSGTRLSYPLHFEELGTDGVIFEDATFKVSFQHLEHRIECVGYRVEEAAHPGELQADKLKAMQIPSGPLYGRLKAGETVTLPDGRTINGQDFIAAPQPGRIVTILGDTRQTPNAVSLAYHANVLVHESTFGKDEGKLAHNYYHSTSTQAAQVAKQAGVKQLLLTHISARYTGKLAKELQKQAQTIFKNTKVVRDFDLIDIPLTQKA; encoded by the coding sequence ATGCAATTAGAATTTTTAGGTACCGGTGCCGGTTCACCGGGAAAATTTCGTAATGTCACCAGCACGGCATTACGGTTATTAGATGAACGCAATGAGGTCTGGCTCTTTGATGTTGGCGAAGGGACGCAACACCAAATTTTAAGAACGACTTTAAAACCGCGCAAGATCACAAAAATTTTTATTACCCATCTCCATGGGGACCACATTTTTGGCTTGCCCGGTTTTTTGAGTTCACGATCTTTTCAGGGCGGCGATGAACCGTTAACAATTTATGGTCCCGCTGGTGTGAAAGACTTTGTGAAGACGTCCTTACGCGTTTCGGGGACTCGGTTATCTTATCCATTACACTTCGAGGAACTCGGTACGGATGGTGTGATTTTTGAAGATGCGACTTTTAAAGTGTCATTTCAACATCTTGAACATCGGATTGAATGTGTGGGTTACCGTGTTGAAGAAGCGGCGCATCCAGGTGAACTGCAAGCCGATAAATTAAAAGCCATGCAGATTCCTAGTGGCCCCCTCTATGGTCGGCTCAAAGCAGGCGAAACGGTGACGCTGCCAGATGGTCGGACCATCAATGGTCAAGACTTTATTGCGGCACCACAGCCGGGGCGCATTGTGACGATTTTGGGTGATACGCGTCAGACGCCCAATGCCGTTAGTTTAGCCTATCACGCCAATGTCTTGGTACATGAGAGTACCTTCGGCAAAGATGAAGGTAAATTGGCACACAATTACTATCATTCAACGAGTACGCAAGCGGCCCAAGTAGCCAAACAGGCCGGTGTGAAGCAGTTGTTACTGACACACATCTCGGCACGTTATACGGGCAAGTTGGCGAAAGAGTTACAAAAACAAGCGCAAACGATTTTTAAAAATACGAAAGTGGTTCGCGATTTTGATTTGATTGATATTCCATTAACACAGAAAGCTTAG
- a CDS encoding thiamine pyrophosphate-dependent enzyme, which produces MTKMTAGQALAKVLERWDIDHLYGITADSINNTVDGLYQERKQLNYIQVRHEEVGALAAAADAKLTGKIGVSFGSAGPGAVHLLNGLYDAKMDHVPVLALVGQSATGIMNTNFFQEMNQDPVFADVAEFHKQVTNADQIPYVVDEAIRSAYASRSVSVVILPDDLSGQTIDFDGFKTAPLAVVPQKPTLDEAAVEAVATELKTAKHPIMWVGQGARKAQAAVVKVAEQFNLPTLSTAPATGVMPTDHPLFMGSRGRLGTKAAFEVSQAADLVLFVGTNYPFARFLPGNIKFIQVNNNLADLGKQRDADTTILADAADFLTRLAATGVTRDATPFVRAAKQDKLNWLTWLGNLAADDHDGLAAEGVMAAIKAAATSDAVFGLDVGNNTEWSIRQLPFDHAQRFAMSAWYGTMGFGLPAGLAGKLSYPDKQVWSISGDGGFAMVMPDLLTEVKYQLPVINVVLENKALGYIGHEKITAGQAPYGIDLVGADWAGMADNMGGIGFKVTNLAELKTAMTKIEALQAAGNTKPIVLDAKIKNVDPIDTSFVPVDPDQFDAKTIATYRKQYAVDEATQPAFSTLLKQFEN; this is translated from the coding sequence ATGACAAAAATGACAGCTGGCCAAGCCTTGGCCAAAGTATTGGAACGTTGGGACATTGATCATCTCTACGGGATTACCGCAGATTCGATTAATAATACGGTCGATGGCTTATATCAAGAGCGAAAGCAACTTAACTACATTCAAGTGCGTCACGAAGAAGTGGGAGCATTGGCCGCAGCGGCTGATGCCAAATTAACAGGTAAGATTGGGGTTAGTTTTGGTTCTGCTGGGCCCGGAGCAGTTCATTTATTGAATGGCTTGTATGATGCAAAGATGGACCACGTCCCGGTACTGGCGTTAGTTGGACAATCGGCGACGGGTATTATGAATACGAACTTTTTCCAAGAAATGAATCAAGATCCGGTCTTTGCGGATGTGGCAGAATTTCATAAACAAGTCACTAATGCTGACCAGATTCCTTATGTTGTTGATGAAGCGATTCGGTCGGCATATGCCAGCCGTTCTGTTTCAGTTGTCATTTTGCCAGATGATTTATCTGGTCAAACCATTGACTTTGATGGTTTTAAGACGGCACCGTTAGCGGTAGTGCCACAAAAGCCAACTTTGGATGAAGCGGCCGTAGAAGCTGTTGCGACGGAATTGAAAACGGCCAAGCACCCAATTATGTGGGTCGGTCAAGGCGCGCGCAAAGCACAGGCGGCGGTTGTGAAAGTGGCCGAACAATTCAACCTACCGACATTGAGTACGGCACCGGCGACGGGGGTGATGCCAACTGATCATCCTTTGTTTATGGGGTCACGTGGTCGCTTGGGGACCAAAGCGGCTTTTGAAGTGTCACAAGCGGCTGATTTAGTACTTTTTGTAGGGACCAACTATCCATTTGCACGCTTTTTGCCTGGCAATATTAAATTTATTCAGGTCAATAATAATTTGGCTGATCTAGGCAAGCAACGCGATGCTGATACAACGATTTTGGCAGATGCCGCTGACTTTTTGACACGCTTAGCCGCGACCGGCGTGACACGTGACGCCACACCATTTGTTAGAGCAGCGAAGCAAGATAAGCTTAATTGGTTAACTTGGCTTGGCAACTTGGCAGCAGATGATCACGATGGTCTGGCCGCTGAAGGTGTTATGGCGGCAATCAAAGCTGCAGCAACCTCGGATGCGGTCTTTGGCTTAGATGTTGGAAATAATACCGAATGGTCAATTCGACAATTACCATTTGACCACGCCCAACGATTTGCAATGTCTGCTTGGTACGGGACGATGGGTTTTGGTTTGCCAGCAGGTTTGGCCGGTAAATTAAGTTATCCGGATAAGCAAGTTTGGAGTATCTCCGGTGATGGTGGTTTTGCCATGGTCATGCCAGATTTGCTGACTGAAGTGAAATATCAGTTGCCAGTAATCAACGTTGTTTTGGAAAATAAAGCGTTGGGATATATTGGTCATGAAAAGATTACCGCTGGTCAAGCGCCATATGGTATCGACTTGGTTGGTGCTGACTGGGCTGGTATGGCGGATAATATGGGCGGTATCGGCTTCAAGGTGACTAATTTGGCTGAGTTGAAGACGGCTATGACTAAGATTGAAGCCTTGCAAGCTGCTGGAAATACTAAGCCAATTGTTTTAGATGCGAAAATTAAAAATGTTGATCCGATTGATACGAGTTTTGTGCCAGTTGATCCTGATCAGTTTGACGCCAAGACCATTGCTACTTATCGGAAACAATATGCGGTGGATGAAGCGACGCAACCAGCGTTCTCAACATTATTAAAACAATTTGAAAATTAA
- a CDS encoding DeoR/GlpR family DNA-binding transcription regulator — MLTEERQQYILNTIRFKGIIKIKDICSKTNCSESTARRDLQQLEEQGDLLRVHGGAKYMNSLQEEPAMNDKVSRNVDAKDRIAQQAVANIQIDDVIYLDAGTSTLAMIHHLNPSYNLRVVTNGVVHASALADMGIKTYLLGGNLKGITKAVIGPEAVKSLQEYRFNKVFLGINGVHPKFGLTTPDPDEAIVKKTAIAQSEEAFILVDNTKFDHVSFARVGDLASATIITDQLTPTLAEQYQPLTTIQEVTS, encoded by the coding sequence GTGCTTACAGAAGAACGTCAACAATACATTTTAAATACGATCCGTTTCAAAGGCATTATTAAAATCAAGGACATTTGTTCAAAAACCAATTGTTCCGAGTCCACGGCACGCCGGGATCTGCAACAACTGGAAGAACAGGGTGACTTATTACGCGTCCATGGGGGCGCCAAATATATGAACTCGCTCCAAGAAGAACCGGCCATGAACGATAAAGTCTCACGTAATGTGGACGCTAAAGACCGTATCGCCCAACAAGCGGTGGCAAATATTCAGATCGATGATGTGATTTATTTGGACGCCGGAACCTCGACGCTCGCCATGATTCATCATTTGAATCCAAGCTACAACTTGCGCGTTGTGACGAACGGGGTCGTCCATGCCTCGGCATTAGCCGACATGGGCATCAAGACCTATTTGCTTGGTGGTAACCTCAAAGGGATCACCAAAGCCGTCATTGGCCCGGAAGCGGTTAAGTCGTTACAAGAATACCGGTTCAATAAAGTCTTTCTGGGAATCAACGGCGTTCACCCTAAATTTGGGCTGACGACCCCCGATCCCGATGAAGCCATCGTTAAGAAAACGGCCATCGCCCAGAGTGAAGAAGCTTTCATTCTGGTTGACAACACCAAGTTCGACCATGTTTCCTTTGCGCGGGTCGGTGATCTCGCTAGTGCGACGATCATTACGGATCAATTAACGCCAACTTTGGCCGAACAATATCAACCATTAACTACTATCCAGGAGGTAACTTCATGA
- a CDS encoding LapA family protein yields the protein MKNQWRLVSALVIVLVIIVFAILNVEPVEVNFGFAQVQWPLILVIVITLILGVAIAVLMATFNSVKTANNHKAEQAAAQEKIAKLTAENKSLTLRLNNKGKQTRGKAVEQPKPATK from the coding sequence ATGAAAAATCAATGGCGGTTAGTGAGTGCGTTAGTAATTGTATTAGTGATCATCGTTTTTGCCATTTTAAATGTTGAACCGGTGGAGGTCAATTTTGGTTTTGCTCAGGTGCAGTGGCCTTTAATCTTAGTGATTGTGATCACGTTGATCTTAGGCGTGGCGATTGCTGTTTTGATGGCGACGTTCAATTCGGTAAAAACGGCTAATAATCACAAGGCTGAACAAGCAGCTGCTCAAGAAAAAATCGCCAAATTAACGGCGGAAAATAAGAGCTTAACGTTACGTTTGAACAACAAAGGCAAGCAAACGCGGGGCAAGGCCGTTGAACAGCCTAAGCCTGCAACGAAATAA
- a CDS encoding adenine phosphoribosyltransferase has protein sequence MALDLTKYIASIPDYPEPGIIFRDISPLMADGEAYREATDQIVQFARDKHVDMIVGPEARGFIVGCPVAYELGVGFAPARKKGKLPRATVKATYDLEYGQSALYLHKDAIKPGQNVLVTDDLLATGGTISATIQLVEELGGIVVGTAFLVELKDLHGSDKLKGYDKLSLMEF, from the coding sequence ATGGCATTAGATTTAACAAAATATATTGCTAGTATTCCGGATTATCCAGAACCTGGCATTATCTTTCGGGATATTTCACCATTAATGGCCGACGGGGAAGCTTACCGTGAAGCCACTGATCAAATCGTGCAGTTTGCACGCGATAAGCATGTCGACATGATTGTCGGTCCGGAAGCCCGCGGTTTTATCGTTGGTTGTCCGGTAGCCTACGAATTGGGAGTTGGGTTTGCACCAGCTCGTAAGAAGGGTAAGTTGCCACGGGCGACCGTCAAAGCCACTTATGACTTGGAATATGGTCAATCAGCCCTTTATTTACACAAAGATGCGATTAAACCTGGTCAAAATGTGCTCGTCACAGATGACTTGCTCGCGACCGGTGGGACAATTTCAGCGACAATTCAGTTAGTTGAAGAACTCGGTGGAATTGTTGTCGGGACGGCCTTCTTAGTTGAGTTAAAAGACTTACATGGTAGTGACAAATTAAAAGGTTACGATAAATTGAGTTTAATGGAATTCTAA
- a CDS encoding SDR family NAD(P)-dependent oxidoreductase produces the protein MGDLTEKTVLVTGASSGLGAQIALAVAAKGANVVLAARRQDRLTKVADQCRILSQAQAVAIQCDLEQVNEIDQLFTQIDRLFGRLDLVINAAGFGYLVPAVEMDYATTARMLRVNSLGVMLVSQLAAQRMLRQSAGEIVNVASIAGKIATPKSAVYAASKAALIAYDNALRLELKPAGINVMTVNPGPIETDFFKTADPTGQYLDSVAWLALNPVKFAALIVSKLGRHQRELNRPRLMAAANLGYQLAPKLGDWLAGTVFNFK, from the coding sequence ATGGGTGATTTAACCGAAAAAACGGTCTTGGTGACGGGGGCGTCGAGTGGCTTGGGAGCCCAGATTGCCTTGGCAGTTGCGGCAAAAGGTGCCAACGTCGTTTTAGCGGCAAGGCGACAGGATCGTTTGACTAAAGTGGCTGATCAGTGTCGAATTCTGTCACAAGCACAGGCCGTGGCGATCCAATGTGATCTGGAGCAAGTTAATGAAATCGATCAGTTATTTACACAGATTGATCGATTATTTGGCCGGCTGGATCTAGTGATCAATGCTGCTGGTTTTGGCTATCTAGTGCCAGCCGTTGAGATGGATTATGCAACGACGGCAAGAATGTTACGGGTGAACAGCTTGGGCGTCATGTTAGTGAGCCAACTCGCAGCCCAGCGGATGTTGCGACAATCAGCCGGTGAAATCGTGAACGTGGCTTCGATTGCGGGTAAGATTGCGACGCCTAAGTCAGCGGTTTATGCGGCAAGCAAGGCGGCGTTGATTGCTTATGATAATGCCCTGCGGCTGGAATTGAAACCAGCTGGAATTAATGTGATGACCGTCAATCCTGGCCCAATTGAAACAGATTTCTTCAAAACGGCGGATCCAACGGGACAATATTTAGATTCAGTCGCTTGGTTGGCGTTAAATCCGGTTAAATTTGCGGCCTTAATTGTGAGTAAACTAGGTCGTCATCAACGCGAGTTAAATCGACCACGGTTGATGGCGGCTGCTAATCTTGGTTACCAGTTAGCCCCCAAGTTAGGGGATTGGTTAGCTGGGACCGTATTTAATTTTAAATAA